The Nonlabens sp. Hel1_33_55 genome contains the following window.
ACCTATAATGACTATTTCGATAAAATCGGTGTAGGCCGTAACAGTACTTTTCATACTCCTACATTAAGCGTAGAAGCAAATGATTTTACCGCCAAAAATCTTACCATAGAAAACTCGGCTGGTGATGTTGGACAAGCTGTAGCGTTATCTATTACTTCAAATAGGGTAGCTATAGTTAACTGCAAGCTGTTAGGAAATCAAGACACCTTATATGCTTCAGGTGAAGGGAAGCAGTATTTTAAAGATTGTTATATAGAAGGAACGACAGATTTCATATTTGGAAGCGCGACCGCATTATTTGAAAACTGTGAGATCCATAGCAAGAAGAATTCCTATATCACAGCGGCATCTACAAATCCATCTGCAGATTATGGTTATGTCTTTAGAAATTCTAAACTCACAGCCGCTGACGATGTGGACGAGGTTTATTTGGGACGGCCTTGGAGAATTTATGCAAAAACAGTTTTTATAAATACTGAAATGGGAAGTCATATTCTTCCAAAAGGCTGGCATAACTGGTCAAAACCAGAAGCTGAAAAGACAGCTTTCTATGCTGAGTATAATAATAGAGGCAAAGGTTTTGCTCCAGACAAAAGAGAGCCGTGGTCAAAACAACTATCAAAATCGGAAGCAAAGAAATATACACTTGAGAACGTCCTTGGGAACAAACAAAAATCTTCGAAAATAGCTTGGTATGAAAATTTATAAAATAGTATTGGCCGCAATCATGCTACTGGGTTTCTATTCTATTGCTCTGGTAAATGATTCGACTTCAAATAAAATTACCATTCATAGTATAGGCGATTCAACCATGGCTAATAAACCCGATCCCGATAAAAACCCAGAACGTGGTTGGGGTCAGATGTTGCCACAATTCTTAACAGGAGATATCCATCTAGAAAATTATGCCGTCAACGGTAGAAGCACTCGCAGTTTTATTACAGAAGGTCGCTGGGAAACTGTTCTTGAGAACTTGAAGGATGGCGATTATGTTTTTATCCAATTCGGCCATAATGATCAAAAGGTGAATGATTCTTCCCGCTATACTAATCCGCATACTGCATACCGTAGAAATTTGATAAAATTTGTTGAGGACTCTAGATCAAGAGGCGCTATACCTGTCTTATTCACATCCATTGTTAGGCGCAATTTCAATGAAGAAGGAACATTGGTAGACACGCATTTTAATTACCCGTTAGAAGTGCGACTTGTAGCGACGGAATATCAAGTTCCCTTTGTTGATCTTCAATATCAAACCGAGTTACTCGTTGAGTCTTATGGAATAGAAGACTCCAAAAAATTGTATCTCCATTTCGCTCCAGGCGAAATTGAATATTATCCAGAAGGTAAAGTAGATGACACACATTTATCTGTCTTAGGCTCCACACAAGTTGCTACGCTTGCCGTTGAGGAACTAAGAGAACAGGTCCCAAGCCTTATTGATTATCTAAAAGCAAACTGAAATGCGTTCAATCCAGACCTTCCTAATTCTCACTATATTGATTGTGTTTAATCATAATTTATTTGCTCAAACTATGGAGATGGATCTTTGGCAAAATGGTATTCCTAATTCAAAAGAGCACGCAGACTACAAAGAAATTCCTATAATGGAAGATGGTCAACTCGTGAAAACTAGTCAGGTTACAAATCCTACGTTGTCCATATATAAACCAGAAGTAGCCAATGGAACTGCCGTTTTGATTCTGCCTGGTGGTGGTTACAAACATCTTTCCATGCATAAGGAAGGAACCAATATTGCTCAGTGGTTAAACTCCCTAGGAATTACGGCTGTAGTTCTCAAGTATCGCTTACCATCAGACGCAATAATGGAAAATAGGACTATTGCGCCACTCCAAGATGCTCAAGAAGCGATGAGAACAATCAGAAGGCAAGCTGCCGATTGGGGAATTGAATCAAAAAAATTAGGTGTTATAGGCTTTTCAGCTGGTGGACATCTGGCTTCCACACTTTCTACGCACTATATGGATGAAGTTTATAAACTAACAGATAACCAAAGTTGTAAGCCAGATTTTGCCATGCTTATTTATCCAGTAATTACCATGAAGGAAGAATTTACTCATCAGGGCTCCAAATCAAATTTGATTGGAGATGATCCTAAAGAGTCATTGGTTAAATCTTATTCTAATGAAGATCAAATTAATAAGGAAACGCCGCCTACTATTCTAATTCATGCATTGGATGACAAATCGGTTCCTTATGA
Protein-coding sequences here:
- a CDS encoding alpha/beta hydrolase, yielding MEMDLWQNGIPNSKEHADYKEIPIMEDGQLVKTSQVTNPTLSIYKPEVANGTAVLILPGGGYKHLSMHKEGTNIAQWLNSLGITAVVLKYRLPSDAIMENRTIAPLQDAQEAMRTIRRQAADWGIESKKLGVIGFSAGGHLASTLSTHYMDEVYKLTDNQSCKPDFAMLIYPVITMKEEFTHQGSKSNLIGDDPKESLVKSYSNEDQINKETPPTILIHALDDKSVPYENSVMYFDALQENNVPSEIHLYQKGGHGFGLDENGPSSNWPEACEQWLRTNSFID
- a CDS encoding rhamnogalacturonan acetylesterase, with protein sequence MKIYKIVLAAIMLLGFYSIALVNDSTSNKITIHSIGDSTMANKPDPDKNPERGWGQMLPQFLTGDIHLENYAVNGRSTRSFITEGRWETVLENLKDGDYVFIQFGHNDQKVNDSSRYTNPHTAYRRNLIKFVEDSRSRGAIPVLFTSIVRRNFNEEGTLVDTHFNYPLEVRLVATEYQVPFVDLQYQTELLVESYGIEDSKKLYLHFAPGEIEYYPEGKVDDTHLSVLGSTQVATLAVEELREQVPSLIDYLKAN